Part of the Triticum aestivum cultivar Chinese Spring chromosome 4D, IWGSC CS RefSeq v2.1, whole genome shotgun sequence genome is shown below.
GTGAGCACGCCGGAGCGGAGGTAGTGCGGGTCCACGTACCCAGGCGAGCCCTGCACGGCGCGCGGCGTGCGGACGGCCGCGGAGGCCGAGAACCCGGCGCGCGCGGAGCCGAAGTCGCAGAGGCGGGCGCCCATGGCCGCGTCCAGCAGCACGTTGGAGGCCTTGACGTCGCCGTGCACCACCTGCGGCTCGCACCGGTCGTGGAGGTACTCGAGCGCGCGCGCCACCTGCAGCGCCACGGCCGCGCGCCGCGCCCACGGCATCGTGGCAGCGGGAGCGGCCTGGTTGCCGTCGCCGTCGCGGCCGTGGAGGTGGTCGTGCAGGCTGCCGTTGGGCGCGAACTCGAGCACGAGCACGCCCTCGTCGCGCTGGTCGCAGAAGGCGAGGAGGCGGACGATGTGCGGGTGGCGGACGCGGAGCAGCGCGTCCAGCTCCTGCCGGAAGGCGCGGCGCAGGCGCTCGCTGCTGCGGTGCACCTTGACGGCGGCGAGCTGGGAGGATCCGGAGCCGGCGAGGCGCGCCAGGTAGACGGTGCTGAAGCCGCCCTCGCCGACCACGGCCGACGTGAAGCCCGACGTCATGGCCTCCACCTGCGCCCACGACAGCTGCCTGGCGCCGCCCTTGCCGGCAGTCTGCTGGACGTTGGTGTCGTTGATGGCTGCGCCTCGCGGGCCGACGCCGGTAGCGACGCCATCGCCACCGCAGCCGCAGCAGAGGAGCGGGAACTTGTGCCTGTGCAGCAGCATCTCCGGCGTCCCTCCCGGCGAGCCGTGGACAGTGGAAGAGAAGGAGACGAGGGGCGTGCTGGCTTGTTTGGGAGAGACGTGGCCGTCGTGGGCATATATAGGTGGTTGGCAAGAAAGGCATCGGCGAGCGTGGCTCTTTGGGGAGTGGCGACAGAGTAACCTTTCATTGATTCATTCGTTGCATACTCCAAAAACCACTTTGACCCAAGAGCTAGCATGCAGACATACTTCTACTCCATAATTGAATTGTGTGAACCTAGCCAGTCTATCTATAAAATCTCGATCACTTCAGCATTTAATCTTAGAGAAATGCTATCTAGTCAACGTTCACTGGAAATAGTATCGCGATCGAACATTTTCTATGGCAACTTTACGTTGGCGTGAGATGGCAATTCCTCTCCCTTTTTTTGTTTTGGGGTAAATCATTTCTTTTTCAGATGTTGCCATGTATTTCTAAAGAAATTGCCATCCTCCCACAACGTAAATTTGCCATACAAAATGTTCGCAATTGTCACCCCCTCCCAGCTAAAGTTCCCTGGATAAGAGAGGTCCTAATTTTAAGATACATTTAAGAATGTATGTTAAACGAGAGATGTTTTAAGTACTCAAGATTAAGATACAAATCATTTAGACAATTTATATCTAAACATATGTTTAATGCATACGATACAATTTAGGATACTCTAGTGTCTTTGAGTTGGAATTGTCTATCCATTATAGtactacttcctccgtttttatttactctgcatacaTTTACCGTAACAAATCTGTATggtgtgaaagtacattcaattatgaatctaatggtattgatttgttagtGTATAtgtatttttgtctataaactttgtccaagtttataaagcttgactttgaccaaagctaatacacggagtaaataaaaacggagggagtatatctttgCATTAAATATGTGTGTATACATATCTTCAGTGTTGTATTTAAGAACTCTCATTTAATGTGTTTTGTGGGAGTAAAGCAAGAGTTCTCCAAGAAAGATTTGTACTCATGTTGGAGATAGCCATGAGAGTGAAATCGAGGGGAGAAAATGAGAAGCAGTGGCGAGCGTTGACGACGTGTGGCTCTGTATGTAGatgatagagatgatctttccTTTGAGGAATAACGACAAACATTATCTTCCACTGATTTATTCATTACATATCAGTCATACAAATACATTAATTAACCGAGCAGATTTTTTGAATTGAATTCTACTAACCTAGTTAACTGTCTAAAACCTTGAGTAGTTCAATATAACATAAAAATATCcattagagcaagtataataggagTTCTAAATCTGTTTAGGCAATTGTACCTATGTGGATATGTGGAAGAGAGATACAAGGAAAAAATGAAAGGAATGGTATCTCATGCAAGAGCTAACATCTACCCCTACTCCaagaaaaaaaagagggaaaaGAGAAATAGAGACGAGGGAAAAGATAACTAAATTAATAGCCAAAACCTTGTAGCCATTCATATTATATGTGCATTACTTAGCCATATGTCACATCAAATTTTCACTTAGGTAACAGATTTTTAAATTGAGGCAAATAATTCACCTCATCCGTTGAGTAAGAAGGATATACACATATGATTAAAAAGAAAGTGCAAATGCAATGGGCTCTACTCCCCCAATAATGGCATTACTCGAGTGCTTTGCCCTCGTAATTGCCTGGTATCACTCTTGATGTTGGCGAAAATAATCGAATTGTGCATTTTGTGGATGATCGGATGAATTGTGTGAACCTAGCTGATTCTAAAACCTCAGGTAGTTCAACATTTTTATCTCACGTAAAATATCTAGTAGGCCTATCAGATGGAATCCTCTATTCTTAAATAGTTGCAACCCACTATCTATTTTTCCTCTTCATGCAACTATACCATATCATCAAGTCATGCATGTGGTCATAAGTTACAATTTGTGCACTATTTTTTTTAGGGAAATTTGTGCACTAAACAATTCATTCAACCATGCCACCTCAGCAACCATGCATGTTAATTTGTTTCACTTGGTCATGTCAACTTTTGTAGCATGACCTACATAGCGAATATATGCATGTCCTCTTACATATTTTTGTTAAAAATAGCACCCAGTTTGACTTCAGTCCAACAGATTTCTCTCTCTACAATATTTTGTCACATGCTTCATATACTTTATTGTTTCCAAAATAGAGAACTTTCTTAAATTCATTTTTACAATAGTTTTAATTTTCTAGCATCTATTTATGCATATGTTTTACCAAGGTTCCcgtggcaacgcgcggggcatcatcTGGTTAATGTAAAAGTACCCTCAAGGCACTATATCACTAAATACATGTGTTTATATCTTATTGTTGTATTTGAAAAGGCTCACATTTTATGTGTTTTGTGAGAGTAGTAGTGCAAGTTATCTTATTCCTCTCTTTTCTGTGCTAAGGGTTGTATCTATATTAAGACGCGTTATTTCTAAATTCCTTAATTAGATGGCAGATTTTATATATAGTACATGGTCTGACATTATGAATATATCTTCAAAATGTCAAGCTTTTAGGTAAACATAACCGATACTAAAGTTTGGTCAAAGATAGAAACATCTGACACTTGAAAATTAGCGCACCTCATAGAATGGAACGGAGTGTGTAATTAGCGGCAACGCCAACACGGTCCACCAAACCAGGCACCACCAAATTTCCGCGGACACGTCAATAGGGATGGAGGCCATCTGAGCACAAGCATCAAATTCAGATCGTGTGTTATGGCTCATTGTAGCCTAGATGGAACGGGAGGAAAAAGAGCCACAGTGGGCCAACCCACTTCTACGTCTGATCTCGGTTTGTGCGATTCCAGACGTCCGGACTGGTGCACGGACAATTGGTGACTCCCGTTGGATGGCCAAAAGTGTCTGAATTATCCGGTCCGGACATTTTGAAGTGATTTGGTGATCCACATTATTAGAGTTGCCCTCAGATGCATTATTTCTCTTTTTTCGTTGAATATGGTGCTCCATCATATttccttgtactccctccgttccataatgtagcgcCTATTGATTTTTACAGAAGTCAAatattacaaactttgaccatgtttatagAGAAAAGTGTCTACATCTACAATGTTaaacatgtacattctgaaaatataactcacggtgtatccaatgatgtgcatttggtattctagacatatctacttttctctataaacatggtcaaagtttgtaatgtttgacttttgtaaaaatctataggcgctacattatgaaacggagggagtacaaggttAGAATTGACCTTTCTCGAGTTGTACATAGGAGTTTTTTTTTCCTATAATCTGTCTCGAGTTGTCGTCAACTTTTCAAAACAACCCACCGCAGACAATAAAATAAATCAAGGCATAATATTTCTTTTCTCTTGAAGGAGGTAAAAGTTTCATCATGTGCAACGCAACAATAAAACCATTGTGCAAAATACAGAGCCTACGGATACCAGGGAGGCATCTCTCACTAGTCCTAACCCCGAATTGTATCTGTGAGGCATTCACTCTTGATTATCCTTGATCAATAAAGCATGGAATTCCCTAAAAAAGACTCTTTTGTACATGCATGTGGTTTTGGCTCTTCTTCATGGATCTTTGATATATTCCAAGGAAATGCACAAAAAGAACCCATGCAAACAGCACATCCAAAAGGACACATTCATAGCTAGCACATATAAACTAGTTTGCTTATTGTCATCACAAATAATATCGGCAACAGCTTACGTTGTCGTCGGCCTGGTTATCTATCGAGCTACTCGATCGAAATAAACATGCATGCAAGCGAATATATTCTCCTACGTACTAAGTACTATTTGAAGATGAAGAATGGAAATATTATGTCTGACTGGCTCGGATCGGTGTGTTCGATCGACAGGTTTGCACAACCGCTGTACGTAGCAAACTACTTGTTGACATTCGGTGGTATTCGGGTGCAAAGTATACTTATTGTTGCCTGGCTGCATGCTGCTCAAACGGAGCCCTCATGAATGTAAATACCCTATTCAAACGTTCAAAGAAAATAAACGGCGTGATTCGGGATCATGGCAGGTTGATCAAAGTAGTATTAGTACCTCTACTAATGCGTTACCTGTCTGTCGTTACCTGCAGAGAAGGGAAAGAGACAAGTGTCAAGGCTCCGCGCCAAAACGATCGAGACATTATTTATATCAATTCACGTTTAATTAACAGGTCAAAAAACATTGCGGCTAATTTAATTTAAGGTGGTGTCGGGCCGTACGTCGCCATCCAAAGTGCGTGCAAATTAAAATCCACACGGATCGCATCAGATGATGGGCGGCTCAAAAGCGAGCAGGTTTGttctgaaaagtactccctccatccacgAATAAGTATACATATAATTTTTTTAGGATAGATTATAGAATGAAGAAAAAAACGCATTGCAAAATATGCAAGCCATCGCCTCTCATCTTTTTAATTACTCCACCCAATGAGCTAAGTGCGCGTATAAAGTTAGAAGACCATGTGTTAAATGTTATTCGTCTTGATTACCGTGCAATAAGTGATAAATATTTTTTCTACTTTAATAAAATGCATTGGGATAATAGATGTACACtttttgtggacaaattttgaaGCCAAATATACTTATTTGTGGACCAAGGGAGTATGTAAATATTCTGAACTTCTAGTGCGTGCTCCATAGATTGCTAGCTAGCCTGGTGGAGGACATGTCAATGTAGTAGCGAGAAAATTAGGACGTAAGGGCATCTTTAAGGTGGACTCGTAAGTCTCCCGCAACAGTCCGAATCGCGGAAGCCATCCAATGCCGACCTGTATCGGTCCGCGGAGTGGTACAAACATGATTTCTCCCGCGAACCGGAGACAAAAGTGGGGGAGGTTTAGGGGAGTATGGACTGATCCCACGTCCGCTTCTGACCGCCCTTGCCAAaaaaccctcccccctcccgcgcacgCATCCCGCCCGACGCcaactgcccgcattcatgccgctgtaAAGCGCGTCGCTGAGCATTGAAGGCGGTTGAGggaggacgcgacctctcactgcctccgcaATTGAAGCGGTGAACCGGCcgagggcgccgcccgctgcatgTCCGGCTGAACACGTCTCCTCACCGCATTCatacgcctccattaaacccgcgtgGAAGCCGAGAAATCTACTTCggccacatgtccgttcatgagcaggccggcattaaacacaacgccggccgagctcctcccatccgcccttcatttaaacgaggccagatgtCGGGCAAGAATCACACGCCTCCGCCGCTCCCCACATCTTCTGATGGCTTccgaagagcagttctccggcatataAGCCGGTTGGATGGCCCGCCGAGCTCCATGCCCACTCGATGAGGAGTGGTGAGTTGCAAGCCAAGTCACTACCTCATAGTCCTAACCCGCTACACTACCATCTCGATGCTCCAACCATATTTGATGTTTGCGCTGTTCGGAGCTGCCATCGCCACCTACGACCTGTCGAGGCAGCTGAACGCAGTTGCGGAGGGAGGCCAACCCATTGCTGCCGACCAAGACCCGGAGGGCCTACGGAATGCTGGCACTGCTGCTATCGGTCGCCACCACTGCCATCGCCATGGCGTCGGCCATCTACGTACTGCAGGTAATGTTCTGAAATCTCACCAGACTAAGGTCGTTGATCTTCTGTAATCTCAAGCCCTTGAGCTCCTCTTTCGAATGATTAGTGATGTGTTGAAGCATTCCTTCTTCTTTTCTCACGAGGCTAAGGTCTCGCTGATCTCCTACTTCTCCTCAATTGTGAAGACCCGCCTCTACATCTTCTCGTTTTCATTCAACAAATATTTATTCACCATGTAGTTTTATTTAACGATTATATGTAGTATGATATTTTGGTTTCTTATTTTCGTCTTTTAAGTGTTATAATTTCCCAGATAGTATGACATTATACAAACAATCTGAGGTAGAGCTATGCACTTatcaaacggggggggggggggggggcatgtccCATGCCTTGGATCAAGTTATGAAGGATTTTTTTCAGAAAAACTTAGATTGGATATTTTTGAGCAAGCCCCACCACTCCATACAATAGATAGGTCATACTTAATTACTAGTTTGAATCAATCATGATGGTGGTGTTCAACTTCACCATGCATGTGGTCTTTAATTTGGTGTGATGTAGCTAAGAGCCATTTGCACCTGCCTTTTCCATGTGTGTTTTCTCGATGTTCAGCTCAATTCGCGAGTGGAACCTAACATCATCGTACGAGAACCTCCCACCATCCTTCAGACTTGCCGTAAATCCTCTCGAGTTCGTCCAATTTCTGCCCAATTTTGTTCCCAGTTCGTCATGTCCTGCCACCACAATTCATCCGGAGTTAAGGGCCTACCTCAGCGGCTAATACGCGCGGTGGACGTCGGCGACGCGGAGTTGCATTCTCCGGCGCCCCGTATGGCGCATCAGTCCGGGCGCTGCAATCGCATCGTCGTCGACGTCCGCGGCTCGTCCCAAGATGGATCCGTCATTGATCTGACGTCCACCGGCATCGTTCGGGTTccgggctccgacgaggaagagtagggcatgggagacggcggcgccttgagtcccgtgagccgacacgtgttccatGCCCTACTCTAACTTGCCGacgactgtcgtggttctaagtctgacagtagaatggggggtaggtatgaggaggcaagatcctagctatggcgaagttgtacacacgagttttacgagttcaggcccttcggggaggaagtaatagccctacgcctcggagcccgaaggcggtcgactggattatgcgtgtgtgtgttacagggggtgcgatcccttgtcccagaggagggggtggcttatatagagtgcgccaggaccccagctcccctccgttacacagggttcaatgtacataaagatgaggtgttactggtaacgccagccttaaatgccttaatggccttaaagaTTACAGGGTGAACGTCTGACCGTTGCTATACAGAGAGACTTTAAGTCTTCTGGTCGTCGAGTGACATTGTGCGGTCGAGTGACttgaatcttccgagtggaatgcttctggtcgagtggatgatgataccCCTCtaatgcttctggctttagggtaagtcctaggggagggtgtgtaggacaggcctattaccctaccctaggtacatagcttcatcattagcccccgaatggttcatggttcgagtggagaaggagttgaaaatacttccgactCAATTTTTGCGCTTCGGGAGCGTCTTGTTGGGATCAGTGGACAACACGATaacttcaacttctttttcagtcgccttgatccattcttggtttgtcgagtgaacttttactgaaaagcttcgagtgttgatgtggagaaaatcttccgtctgacaggCTGCTCTGTTGCtcgcggatctcacgggattcgaattttgggaagcgcgcgggacggaggaggccgcagtaatcgggactGATTATGCAGGGTCGCCTCGATctccgcaccacctttttcgccacgtatcgcgcgcgcaaCTGTTGctggatttgacaggatcgcctgggcccACGGGTCAGCCACTCGGAACCGACCCCATATAAAGCGCCTAGATGGGGTTTTTTTGCACAGTGCGTTCCCATTCTTCCCCTTTCTCCTCTATTTTCTTCACCGCATCCACATCCGCCTCGGCACCGCCGCTTCGCTCAAGCTCCGCCCgctgcaatggggaaggagaagacggtggctttggagcgcgcgaagaaggcgacggcgaaggcgaaggggaagaagaccagccggggcggatcttcgtcgaggtctggCCTACCGCACggctggatccaaggcgattggatccggtcgacgatCCGGTAGGATGATATCGATAATCTGGTCGaggagggactgatcccccacgaatcAGCGGGGCTCCCGGAGGACGAGACCGAGCCacggccgcaggagggtgagtgcgttctcctcgctaCTCACGTCGACTGTGGGTTTTCTTCGCGtccccatcctttctttcgaggtttcttgaacttctttggggcacaacttcaccacttttcccccaacaccatcgtgtatcttgctgccttcgtgtccatgtgcgagaatttcctgggttgtcgactacactggggtctcttcaagcacattttcacgtgccgttctcagtcggtcaagaaagccaatccgagtgatgagaggacgcaagtgatccaaatgtgtggaggtcttGGGATCCAAACGAGAGGTAAAAGCACTTttccagccatgattcttcccgagtcagtcagaggatgGCAGTCAACctagttctactgcaaagaccagccgactccaggtcagtccactggacttcctcccttttccatggctcgagttGAGAAGCCCTCTGCCTTGAAAGTGACTCCGTCGGAGAAAGAGGAGGTGAAGGTGTTGGTTGAGCGAGTGGTCCATCTGGTTCATGacggcgtgactggcatggatctgctggaggtcttcctcacacgacgcattcagccgcttcaagctcgcgaccatccgatgtggatgtattcgggcattggtgataccactcggatccatccagagGAAGTCGACAAGGACACGGTGGAGCAGTGGCTGAGGggcatcactggcaacaaggataaccctaGGGGATCCAGGAGAATCCATCCACTCGACAACTCATATGAACCAGACAAGGTTCAACTCTAAATTTCTGAGTGTTTTcttgatctatcatgtaattgctTATTGCCAATCGACTGACATTTGTTCCACTTgttgtctgataacccacaagtgtaggggatcgcaacagttttcgagggtagagtattcaacccaaatttattgattcgacacaaggggagccaaagaatattctcaagtattagcagctgagttgtcaattcaaccacacctggaaacttaatatctgcagcaaagtgtttagtagcaaagtaatatgatagtagtggtaacggtagcaaaggtaacggtagaaaaagtaatatttttgggttttgtagcgattgtaacagtagcaacgaaaaagtaaataagcgaagaacaatatgtgaaaagctcgtaggcattagatcggtgatggataattatgtcgtatgcggttcatcatgtaacagtcataacatagagtgacccagaactagctccaattcatcaatgtaatgtaggcatgtattccgaatatagtcatacatgctcatggaaaagaacttgcatgacatcttttgtcctaccctcccgtggcagcggggtcctattggaaactaagggatattaaggcctccttttaatagagtaccggaccaaagcattaacacatagtgaatacatgaactcctcaaactacggtcatcaccgggagtggtcccgattgttgtcacttcggggttgccggatcataacacatagtaggtgactatagacttgcaagataggatcaagaactcacaaatattcatgaaaacataataggttcatatatgaaatcatggcactcgggccctagtgacaagcattaagcatagcaaagtcatagcaacatcaatctcagaacatagtggatactagggatcaaaccctaacaaaactaactcgattacatgatagatctcatccaacccatcaccgtctagcaagcctacgatggaattactcacgcacggcggtgagcatcatgaaattagtgatggaggatggttgatgatgacgacggcgacggattcccctctccggagcctcgaacagccagatcagccctcccgagagagtttagggcttggcggcggctccgtatcgtaaaacgcgatgaatccttctctctgatttttttctccccgaacacgaatatatggatttggagttgaggtcggtggagcaccagggggcccacgaggcaggggggcgtgccccccaccctcgtggacagggtgtgggccccctggccttgattctttcgccagtatttttcatatttcccaaaaataagctccgtggagtttcaggtcattccgagaacgtttgtttctgcccataaataacatcatggcaattctgctgaaaacagcgtcagtccgggttagttccattcaaatcatgcaagttagagtccaaaacaagggcaaaagtgtttggaaaagtagatacgatgtagacgtatcaactccccaagcttaaacctttgcttgtcctcaagcaattcagttgataaactgaaagtgataaagaaaaacttttacaaactctgtttgctcttgttgttgtaaatatgtaaagccagcattcaagttttcagcaaagattatgactaaccatattcacaataacacttaggtctcatgtttaatcatatcaatggcataatcaactagcgagcaataataataaatctcggatgacaacactttctcaaaacaatcataatatgatataacaggatggtatctcgctagccctttctgagaccgcaaaacataaatgcagagcacctttaaagatcaaggactgactagacattgtaattcatggtaaaagagatccaatcatagtcatacccaatataaattaatagtaatggatgcaaatgacagcagtgctctccagctggtgctttttaataagaggttaACGActgaacataaaagtaaatagataggcccttcgcagagggaagcagggactcgtagaggtgccagagctcgattttgaaatagagataaataatattttgagcggcatactttcattgtcaacataacaaccaagagatggcaatatcttccatgctacacacattataggcggttcccaaacagaatggtaaagtttatactcccccaccaccaacaagcatcaatccatggcttgctcgaaacaacgagtgcctccaactagcaacagccctgggggagttttgtttgcaattattttgatttggtttgcttaaagcatgggactgggcatcccggtgaccagccatgttctcgtgaatgaggagcggagtccactcctcttgagaataaccctcctagcatggaagatacatacatccctagttgatacatgagctattcgattctacaaaacagaatttcatttgagggtttagagtttggcacatacaaatttacttggaacggcatgtaaataccgcatataggaaggtatggtggactcatatggaataactttgggttttttaagggattggatgcacaagcagtattcccgcttagtacaagtgaaggctagcaaaagactgggaagcgaccagcaagagagcgacaacagtcatgaacatgcattaaaattaataaacattgagtgcaagcatgagtaggatacaatccaccatgaacataaatatcgtggaggctatgttgattttgtttcaactacatgcgtgaacatgtgccaagtcaagccactcgaatcattcaaaggaggataccaccccacgataccacatcacaaccattttaatagcatgttggaacgcaaggtaaaccattataactcatagctaattaaccatggcataagtaactataatctctaattgtcattgcaaacatgtttattcataataggctgaatcaggaacgatgaactaatcatatttacaaaaacaagggaggtcgagttcatactagcttctctcatctcaatcaattcatcatacatcgtcattattgcctttcacttgcacgactgaacggtgtgtgaaatgataatagtgcacgtgcattggactaagctggaatctgcaagcattcaataaacaggagaagacaaggcaatatgggctcttggttaaatcaataatactgcatataagagccacttcaacaatttcataatagtcttctcctatcgacccctaaaggaaagaaaagaaataaaactatttacacgggaaagctcccaacaagcaaaagaagaacgggaaatctttttgggttttcttttaattattactactacaacatgaaaagtaaactagctaaaagctacgactattttttttcttaaggtttttcaaacacacaagaagaaagcataaaaaggaaaataaactagcatggatagtacaatgaaagagtatgagcaccgacaactagcaatgagtgtgtgaacataaatgtaatatcggtgagaaatacgtactcccccaagcttaggcttttggcctaagttggtttattgccaaggatggcctggcggatatccaaagttgtagttggggtcgtactgagatgcagcagtcattgcatcatgggctgcagcttggaggcgagctatctcagccctcctcttatactcttccgcctcctctctggttataaaatatctccgctttgcctgaaagtcaaaga
Proteins encoded:
- the LOC123100817 gene encoding salt tolerance receptor-like cytoplasmic kinase 1; amino-acid sequence: MLLHRHKFPLLCCGCGGDGVATGVGPRGAAINDTNVQQTAGKGGARQLSWAQVEAMTSGFTSAVVGEGGFSTVYLARLAGSGSSQLAAVKVHRSSERLRRAFRQELDALLRVRHPHIVRLLAFCDQRDEGVLVLEFAPNGSLHDHLHGRDGDGNQAAPAATMPWARRAAVALQVARALEYLHDRCEPQVVHGDVKASNVLLDAAMGARLCDFGSARAGFSASAAVRTPRAVQGSPGYVDPHYLRSGVLTKKSDVYSLGVLLLELLTGTQPFSDGRLLTSAVAPMIKAGSCSCDDVPRLVDQRLGCRYDADQAATVATLAVACVGENPALRPSMADVVRTLEQISAAGRRSDGETKP